The genomic stretch CTTCCTCTTCGGCCGGTCCGAGCGTCTTCTCTGGGAGCGCAGCCGCTTCCGGAGCTGGGGCTTCGGGCAGTAATCCCATCTGTCGCTTATAGGCGATCAGCATATCCTGAACCTGCATCGAGAGGGCTTCCTTCTCGATCTCGGCGATCTGACTCTCGACTCCCGTCGCGGCCAGCTCCATCTTCGCTTCGGCCGCGGCAACGCGCCGCGCGACTTTCTCCCGCATCTCTTCGAACGTCCCGGCTTCATCGCCGAGTTGGAAGCTGGCCATCGTCTGCGCCAATTGCTCCTGAATACGGGCGCGGCGATGCTCGGCGATCAGTTGCATCGCTTCTTGCTGTCGCTTCTTGAGTTGCAAGATGTAGTTGTCGCGGAAGCGAATCGCCTGTTCCGAAGCGCGGCGGGCGGCCTCCAATTGCTGGCGCGACCGCTCCAGGGCGACCTGTTTCTCCTGCAGCGCACTGATGAAGGCTGTTGCCAGATCATCTCGCCCTTGCTTGATGGCAGCGCGAATCTTGGCGTCGAATTCCGTGATCTCTCGCTCCAGAGTCATGACCTCTTTTTCCAAGAGCTTCTGCGTGGCCATGACTTGAGCGACGTTCTCATTCATCTGAGGGAGCTTGTCGCGCATGTCGCGGATAACCTGCTGCAGGATCAGCTCCGGATCCTCCGCTCGTTCGATGAGCCCTCCGAAGATGGCTCGTAAGAGCCGCTTGAGTCGTTGCCACATCGTCGCCATAGCCTCCTTAAGGCTTCGCGGGCTCCTATACGGAGACCCTTCGATCCGTCATACGATGGATTCGCCAGCATAGTTTATCACAAAGTGGATGGCGGGAGTATCTGGAAGAGGGAACGTTGACGGACGCTCCGGACCAGTGGTACGCTCCTTTCACCGAGCGGGTCTCCGAAGCGATGGAGGATTCAGATGCGACCGAACAGTGCCTCAGCACGCCATGTTGGAGCCGGGATCGGCTCGCGAGCCGGACGGCGGGCGATCGCCATCGCTTTGCTCGTGGTCTGGCTTTCTCCTTCGGCCTCCTTTCGCCAAGCCGACGTGAGGACACGCCTTGAGGCGATGATCGCCGCCAGCGGCGCGGAAGCCGTCGCCGTGGCCTACTACGATTTCGCGACCGGGGAGGAGATTCTCCTTCGAGCGGACGACCCGTTCCATGCGGCGAGTACGATGAAAGTACCGGTGATGATGGAGGTCTTCCGACAAGCGCAGGAGGGGCGGCTCTCTCTCGACGATCACCTCATCGTCAAGAACGAATTCCGGAGTCTCGCCGATGGAAGCGCGTTCTCCCTCGCCGTGGAGAATGACGCTGATCCCGCGCTCTATGAGAGGATCGGACGCGCAGTGCCGATCCGCGAATTGGTGCGCGCCATGATCGTGCGCAGCAGCAATCTGGCGACGAATCTCCTCATCGAGCGCGTCACGGCCGCGCGCGTGCAGGAATTGATGGAGGCGATCGGTGCGTCGGGGATGCGCGTCCTCCGCGGCGTGGAGGATCGCCGGGCGTTCGAGCGGGGGCTCAACAACACGACGACGGCGCGCGCGTTGCTCGTCATCTTTCGGCGTCTCGCCGAAGGGCGCGTCGTCTCGCCCGAGAGCTGCGCGGAGATGGTGCGCATCCTGCTCGATCAAGAGTT from Blastocatellia bacterium encodes the following:
- a CDS encoding PspA/IM30 family protein; translated protein: MATMWQRLKRLLRAIFGGLIERAEDPELILQQVIRDMRDKLPQMNENVAQVMATQKLLEKEVMTLEREITEFDAKIRAAIKQGRDDLATAFISALQEKQVALERSRQQLEAARRASEQAIRFRDNYILQLKKRQQEAMQLIAEHRRARIQEQLAQTMASFQLGDEAGTFEEMREKVARRVAAAEAKMELAATGVESQIAEIEKEALSMQVQDMLIAYKRQMGLLPEAPAPEAAALPEKTLGPAEEEATRSEPLKTTEG
- a CDS encoding class A beta-lactamase-related serine hydrolase — translated: MRPNSASARHVGAGIGSRAGRRAIAIALLVVWLSPSASFRQADVRTRLEAMIAASGAEAVAVAYYDFATGEEILLRADDPFHAASTMKVPVMMEVFRQAQEGRLSLDDHLIVKNEFRSLADGSAFSLAVENDADPALYERIGRAVPIRELVRAMIVRSSNLATNLLIERVTAARVQELMEAIGASGMRVLRGVEDRRAFERGLNNTTTARALLVIFRRLAEGRVVSPESCAEMVRILLDQEFNDGIPAGLPASARVAHKTGAIHRIAHDAGIIYPSEGPPYVLIVLTRGIAEEQSANRLIAEISRLMYEHTLKQRAERIPQRQ